The following proteins are co-located in the Meiothermus sp. Pnk-1 genome:
- a CDS encoding GntR family transcriptional regulator: MTANPNRPPATSPDRVAQQLRERILGGQYPGGTTLRQEELAAELGVSRMPVREALRQLAAEGLLILQPHRGAVVAELSIPELEEVYEMRAVLEPLALRLAIPRLGKGQLGQAEDALDEAEQERDGRRLSELNWKFHAALYRPADRPRLLSTIELLHLNVDRYMRMILTVVHHREQSDREHRALLEACRRREVEQASNLLQRHIVEAGQRLVRFLQEKP, from the coding sequence ATGACCGCCAACCCCAACAGGCCACCCGCCACCTCGCCCGATCGGGTTGCTCAGCAGTTGCGCGAGCGCATTCTGGGAGGCCAATACCCCGGCGGCACGACCTTGCGGCAGGAAGAGCTGGCCGCGGAGCTGGGGGTGAGCCGGATGCCCGTGCGTGAGGCCCTGCGACAACTGGCGGCGGAAGGGCTGCTAATCCTCCAGCCGCATCGGGGTGCGGTGGTAGCCGAGCTTTCGATACCTGAGCTCGAGGAAGTCTACGAGATGCGCGCGGTGCTCGAGCCCCTGGCCCTGCGCCTGGCCATCCCCAGGCTGGGCAAGGGCCAGCTAGGCCAAGCCGAGGACGCCCTGGACGAGGCCGAGCAAGAACGCGACGGGCGGCGCCTGAGCGAGCTCAACTGGAAGTTCCACGCTGCCTTGTACCGGCCCGCAGACCGCCCCCGCCTGCTTTCGACCATCGAGCTGCTTCACCTCAACGTAGACCGCTACATGCGGATGATCCTTACGGTAGTGCACCACCGCGAACAGTCCGACCGCGAGCACCGCGCTCTGCTCGAGGCCTGCCGGAGGCGGGAGGTTGAACAAGCCTCCAACCTGCTGCAGCGGCACATCGTCGAAGCCGGGCAACGCCTGGTGCGGTTTTTGCAGGAGAAGCCATGA
- a CDS encoding 1-aminocyclopropane-1-carboxylate deaminase: MKLEKFPRYPLMFGPSPIHPLRRLSEHLGVEIWAKREDCNSGLAFGGNKVRKLEYLIPDALAQGCDTLVSIGGVQSNHTRQVAAVAAHLGLKALLVQEHWVNYEDPIYDQVGNILLSRILGAEVELSPAGFSIGLRESWQRALDKVRQRGGKPYAIPAGASDHPLGGLGFARFAEEVAQQEKELGVFFDYVIVCSVTGSTQAGMIVGFAAQDRPRKVVGIDASAKPAETRAAVLKIARFTAEAVELGREILDEDVILLEDYAGPEYGLPNQGTLEAIRLAAHLEGMITDVVYEGKSMHALIDLARKGRFEKGSRVLYVHLGGAPAMNAYAGLYQPSA, from the coding sequence ATGAAGCTGGAGAAGTTTCCCCGTTATCCGCTGATGTTTGGCCCTTCGCCGATCCATCCCCTCAGAAGGCTCTCCGAGCACCTGGGGGTGGAAATCTGGGCCAAACGCGAAGACTGCAACAGCGGGCTGGCCTTCGGCGGCAATAAAGTGCGCAAGCTGGAGTACCTGATCCCCGATGCCCTGGCTCAAGGCTGCGACACCCTGGTCTCCATTGGCGGGGTGCAGTCCAACCACACCCGCCAAGTGGCCGCGGTAGCCGCCCATCTGGGCCTCAAAGCCCTGCTGGTGCAGGAGCACTGGGTCAACTACGAGGACCCCATCTACGACCAGGTGGGCAATATCCTCCTCTCGCGCATCCTGGGCGCCGAGGTCGAGCTCAGCCCGGCGGGCTTCAGCATTGGCCTGCGCGAAAGCTGGCAGCGGGCTTTGGATAAGGTGCGGCAGCGGGGGGGCAAGCCCTACGCGATCCCCGCTGGAGCCTCCGATCACCCGCTTGGTGGGCTGGGCTTCGCCCGCTTCGCCGAGGAGGTCGCGCAACAGGAAAAGGAACTGGGCGTCTTCTTCGACTACGTCATCGTCTGCTCGGTGACCGGCAGCACCCAGGCCGGAATGATCGTGGGTTTTGCGGCGCAGGACAGGCCGCGCAAGGTGGTGGGCATCGACGCCTCGGCCAAGCCGGCCGAAACCCGCGCCGCGGTGCTCAAGATCGCCCGCTTCACCGCCGAGGCCGTCGAGTTGGGGCGCGAAATCCTCGATGAGGACGTGATCCTGCTCGAGGACTACGCGGGACCGGAGTACGGCCTGCCCAACCAGGGGACCCTCGAGGCCATCCGGCTAGCGGCCCATCTGGAGGGCATGATCACCGACGTGGTCTACGAGGGCAAGTCCATGCACGCGCTCATCGACCTGGCCCGCAAGGGCAGGTTCGAAAAGGGCTCTCGGGTGCTCTACGTGCACCTGGGCGGAGCCCCGGCGATGAACGCTTACGCCGGCCTGTACCAGCCTAGCGCATAA